One stretch of Sulfuricystis multivorans DNA includes these proteins:
- a CDS encoding MlaD family protein → MSAPADPRDPNALPIAHATAKAYLLLTLLIILLAGFVLYVMHARGVFEEKRHFVLLAENSEGVTVGMDMTFSGFAIGRVAKIELGEDGKAHIHVEVPVKDARWLRTSSVFTLERGLVGGAKLRAYTGILDDPPLPEGARREVLIGDATAGIPQLVATMRDLIDNLKRITAADAPLRASLANLQTLTGRMTGKDGSLPGLLGEAGAKRVLEALERSNRLLAQADAKILGREGVLDETQAAVAELRHLLGQARQSLEKVDATLDEARQIAANARVASEDLDVLRAEVEASLRRISQLVEEVNRKWPFARERELKLP, encoded by the coding sequence ATGAGCGCGCCTGCCGACCCGCGTGACCCGAATGCCCTGCCGATCGCGCATGCCACTGCCAAGGCTTATCTGCTTCTCACGCTGCTCATCATTCTTCTTGCCGGATTCGTGCTGTATGTGATGCACGCGCGCGGGGTGTTCGAGGAGAAACGGCATTTCGTGCTGCTGGCGGAAAATTCCGAAGGGGTTACGGTCGGCATGGACATGACCTTTTCCGGCTTTGCGATCGGCCGGGTGGCGAAGATCGAGCTGGGCGAAGACGGCAAGGCGCACATCCATGTCGAGGTGCCCGTCAAGGATGCGCGCTGGCTGCGCACTTCATCGGTATTCACGCTCGAACGCGGTCTCGTCGGTGGCGCAAAGTTGCGTGCCTATACGGGCATCCTCGACGATCCGCCGCTGCCCGAGGGCGCGCGCCGCGAGGTCTTGATCGGCGATGCGACAGCGGGCATCCCGCAGCTCGTGGCCACGATGCGCGATCTCATCGACAATCTGAAACGAATCACCGCTGCCGATGCGCCGCTGCGCGCAAGCCTCGCCAATCTGCAGACGCTCACCGGCCGGATGACCGGCAAGGACGGCAGCCTGCCCGGCTTGCTGGGCGAGGCCGGTGCAAAACGGGTGCTCGAGGCGCTCGAGCGCAGCAACCGCCTGCTCGCCCAGGCCGATGCGAAGATCCTGGGCCGCGAAGGCGTGCTGGATGAAACGCAGGCGGCCGTTGCCGAACTGCGCCACTTGCTCGGCCAAGCGCGGCAAAGCCTCGAGAAGGTCGATGCGACGCTCGATGAGGCGCGGCAGATCGCCGCGAATGCGCGCGTGGCGAGCGAAGACCTCGATGTCTTGCGTGCCGAGGTCGAGGCGAGTCTGCGACGCATCTCCCAGCTCGTCGAGGAGGTCAATCGCAAGTGGCCGTTTGCGCGCGAGCGGGAGCTCAAGCTGCCATGA
- the rimI gene encoding ribosomal protein S18-alanine N-acetyltransferase, with protein MSFAPMTADDVDAVLAIEAAVQEFPWTRGNFLDALAAGYDAWVMREGDRLVGFAVLMHAVDEAHLLVIGIAPDRQRAGRGRALLEFIAGRARAAGMTRLLLEVRPSNQPALAFYRQAGFVEIGRRRAYYPAREGREDAIVMAREP; from the coding sequence ATGAGTTTCGCGCCGATGACGGCGGATGACGTCGATGCCGTGCTGGCGATCGAGGCGGCGGTGCAGGAATTTCCCTGGACGCGCGGCAACTTTCTCGATGCGCTCGCCGCCGGTTATGATGCCTGGGTGATGCGCGAAGGCGACCGCTTGGTCGGCTTCGCGGTGCTGATGCATGCGGTCGACGAAGCGCATCTGCTGGTGATCGGCATTGCGCCGGATCGTCAGCGCGCCGGGCGTGGCCGCGCACTGCTCGAGTTCATCGCGGGGCGGGCGCGCGCGGCCGGCATGACGCGCCTCTTGCTCGAGGTGCGTCCCTCGAATCAGCCGGCACTTGCTTTCTACCGGCAGGCAGGTTTTGTCGAAATCGGCCGGCGGCGGGCTTACTATCCGGCACGGGAAGGAAGGGAAGATGCGATCGTGATGGCCAGGGAACCATGA
- a CDS encoding ATP-binding protein: MSSSPTRLLPHSLLWRAFLLIATLMLAAVGAWLAIFRQAEIEPRAHALAQTIVSISNLTRTALLAARPERRIDVLADLSDVEGVHVYPAEADDRIVPPPATALMRHLESDLRERLGTETRLAFELNDEPGLFVSFRLFPGEDGVFWLALPRERLEGRFPLQWLGWGALVLLLALAGAWLIVLRISRPLKALEAAAGKLGQGETPSPLPEKGPDEIVAVTHAFNQMSESLKRLEEDRRLLLAGISHDLRTPLARLRMEIEISVSDPQARADMAADIDEMDRTIGQFLDFARHKAQRSVALEPTNLAPWLGEIAARYGDKVKCRPASAEFLHPIQREPLRRAVVNLIENALRHGGGTAAVELTLEREDGRLVIAVLDRGPGIAPEDAERLKQPFTRGEAARTGAAGAGLGLAIVERIARAHGGRLELLPREGGGLAARIVLPVN; the protein is encoded by the coding sequence ATGTCTTCGTCCCCGACGCGCCTGCTGCCGCATAGCCTGCTCTGGCGCGCTTTCCTGCTGATCGCGACGCTGATGCTCGCGGCGGTCGGCGCTTGGCTGGCGATCTTCCGTCAGGCCGAAATCGAGCCGCGCGCCCACGCGCTGGCCCAGACGATCGTCAGCATCAGCAATCTGACGCGCACCGCATTGCTCGCTGCGCGGCCGGAGCGACGCATCGATGTGCTCGCCGATCTCTCCGACGTCGAGGGCGTGCATGTCTATCCAGCCGAGGCCGACGACCGGATCGTCCCACCGCCAGCCACAGCGCTGATGCGTCATCTGGAAAGCGATCTGCGCGAGCGGCTCGGCACCGAAACAAGGCTTGCCTTCGAGCTCAACGATGAGCCGGGGCTGTTCGTCAGCTTCCGCCTCTTTCCCGGCGAAGATGGCGTGTTTTGGCTCGCCCTGCCGCGCGAACGCCTCGAAGGCCGCTTTCCGCTGCAATGGCTCGGTTGGGGCGCGCTGGTACTGCTCCTCGCACTCGCCGGCGCCTGGCTGATCGTGCTGCGCATCTCGCGCCCGCTCAAAGCGCTTGAAGCCGCGGCAGGCAAGCTCGGCCAGGGCGAAACACCCTCACCTTTGCCCGAAAAAGGGCCAGACGAGATCGTCGCCGTCACCCACGCCTTCAACCAGATGAGCGAGAGCCTGAAACGTCTCGAAGAAGATCGCCGGCTGCTGCTCGCCGGCATTTCGCACGACCTGCGCACGCCGCTCGCGCGCCTGCGCATGGAGATCGAGATTTCGGTCAGCGATCCGCAGGCGCGCGCCGACATGGCCGCCGACATCGACGAAATGGATCGCACCATCGGCCAGTTCCTCGACTTCGCGCGCCATAAGGCGCAGCGGAGCGTCGCGCTGGAGCCGACCAATCTCGCTCCGTGGCTTGGAGAGATCGCCGCGCGCTATGGCGACAAGGTGAAGTGCCGTCCCGCCAGCGCCGAGTTTCTGCACCCGATCCAGCGTGAGCCTCTTAGGCGGGCGGTCGTCAATCTGATCGAAAATGCGCTGCGTCACGGCGGCGGCACCGCAGCGGTGGAATTGACGCTCGAGCGGGAAGACGGCCGGCTCGTCATCGCGGTGCTCGACCGCGGACCCGGCATCGCCCCAGAGGACGCCGAGCGCCTGAAGCAGCCCTTCACGCGCGGCGAGGCGGCACGCACCGGCGCCGCCGGCGCGGGACTGGGACTGGCGATCGTCGAGCGCATCGCCCGCGCCCACGGCGGGCGTCTGGAACTCCTGCCCCGCGAAGGCGGGGGCCTGGCTGCCCGGATCGTGCTGCCCGTCAATTGA
- a CDS encoding DUF4198 domain-containing protein, which yields MNSRFPLSLSILVSLCLTVPTAFAHDLWIEKSGQQFTLYQGHRHSAHAGAETMDYGKNFVTTATCFDAQGGRRPLTITSPAPWKASGACAALVITASSGYWSKTPWETRNVPKTEAPGAIKSWLSEEAIKRLERWAPPFAKPLSEALEIVPQADPFALKPGEKLVVQVLLSGKPQANVPVAYHGETRGTTDPQGQIAIRLRHGGLQLISASLEQPLADGKADVEILGTTLQFELPQ from the coding sequence ATGAACTCGCGATTTCCCCTCAGCCTGTCAATTCTCGTTTCACTCTGCCTTACCGTCCCTACGGCCTTCGCCCACGATCTGTGGATCGAAAAATCCGGCCAGCAATTCACTCTGTATCAAGGCCATCGCCACAGCGCCCATGCCGGCGCCGAAACGATGGACTATGGCAAGAATTTCGTCACCACCGCCACCTGTTTCGATGCCCAAGGGGGCAGGCGCCCACTCACCATCACGAGCCCCGCCCCCTGGAAGGCCAGCGGCGCGTGCGCGGCGCTCGTCATTACCGCCTCTTCCGGCTACTGGAGCAAGACGCCGTGGGAGACGAGGAACGTGCCGAAGACAGAAGCGCCCGGCGCGATCAAGAGCTGGCTGTCCGAGGAAGCCATCAAGCGGCTCGAGCGCTGGGCGCCGCCCTTTGCGAAGCCTTTGAGCGAAGCTCTGGAAATCGTGCCGCAGGCCGATCCATTCGCGCTCAAGCCCGGTGAAAAACTCGTCGTTCAGGTCTTGCTTTCCGGTAAGCCGCAGGCGAATGTGCCAGTGGCCTATCACGGCGAGACGCGCGGCACGACCGACCCGCAAGGCCAGATCGCGATCCGCCTGCGCCACGGCGGCCTGCAGCTCATCTCGGCCAGCCTCGAGCAGCCGCTTGCCGACGGCAAGGCCGATGTCGAAATCCTCGGTACGACCCTGCAATTCGAGCTGCCGCAATGA
- a CDS encoding transporter, whose translation MKRLMISFLLWPAVALAHHGVAGVGATALEGPGSPVESASSAVLPAGKTLAYAKLDHAKFKTYDPDPANPESDYANYWMVGLGHGFTPWFSAYLFAPYHEKIDEPGGLDSKGWADVSVMGQIGFKYDGGFKLVPAHESLDDMEDWHFTVFFGSTLPTGNANHRLADGTIDPGKAHGFGKPALSLGVTATKQLARDLTFNLEASAIRFREYRYDDGQTMKFGTEYRLNLGLAQRLHTIPDSRFRIDGVLEAQYLQLGRDIENGAPAEATGGRMLYLMPGLRLYKDDMSFAFGFKKAVWTRLNESADQQGAEGKEKYRLIFSASYLF comes from the coding sequence ATGAAACGCCTCATGATCTCCTTCCTGCTTTGGCCCGCCGTAGCGCTTGCCCATCACGGCGTCGCCGGTGTCGGCGCTACCGCCCTCGAAGGGCCGGGTTCCCCGGTCGAGTCGGCAAGTTCCGCAGTGTTGCCCGCCGGCAAGACGCTCGCCTACGCCAAGCTCGATCATGCGAAGTTCAAGACCTATGATCCGGATCCCGCCAATCCGGAAAGCGATTATGCGAACTACTGGATGGTCGGGCTCGGCCACGGCTTCACCCCCTGGTTTTCGGCCTATCTGTTTGCGCCCTACCACGAAAAGATCGACGAGCCCGGCGGGCTCGATTCGAAAGGCTGGGCCGATGTCTCGGTCATGGGCCAGATCGGCTTCAAATACGACGGCGGCTTCAAACTCGTGCCGGCGCACGAAAGCCTCGACGACATGGAAGATTGGCATTTCACGGTGTTCTTCGGTAGCACCTTGCCGACCGGCAACGCCAACCATCGGCTCGCCGACGGAACGATCGATCCCGGTAAAGCACACGGTTTCGGCAAACCGGCGCTCAGCCTCGGCGTCACGGCGACCAAGCAGCTTGCGCGTGATCTCACCTTCAATCTCGAAGCCTCGGCGATCCGTTTCCGGGAATACCGTTACGACGACGGCCAGACGATGAAGTTCGGCACCGAGTATCGCCTCAACCTCGGCCTTGCCCAGCGCCTCCATACGATTCCGGACAGTCGCTTCCGCATCGATGGCGTGCTCGAAGCGCAATACCTGCAACTGGGCCGCGACATCGAAAATGGTGCGCCTGCCGAAGCCACCGGCGGCAGAATGCTCTATCTCATGCCAGGGCTGAGGCTCTACAAGGACGACATGAGCTTCGCCTTCGGCTTCAAGAAAGCGGTGTGGACCCGTCTCAACGAATCGGCCGACCAGCAAGGCGCCGAAGGCAAGGAAAAATATCGGCTGATCTTTTCCGCCTCCTACCTCTTCTGA
- a CDS encoding TusE/DsrC/DsvC family sulfur relay protein produces the protein MYDINKFIANPSLVNHDVEGFLADLPHWSPRFAHQRAEEEGLTLTDAHWDVIVRLRELYRAEGPGWNARDVTRALEKDFAAAGGRRHLYALFPGGPLAQGCKLAGLPLPEGTLDPSFGSVH, from the coding sequence ATGTACGACATCAACAAATTCATCGCCAATCCCTCGCTCGTCAATCACGATGTCGAAGGTTTCCTTGCCGATCTGCCGCACTGGTCGCCGCGTTTCGCCCACCAGCGCGCCGAAGAGGAAGGGCTGACGCTCACCGATGCCCATTGGGACGTGATCGTCCGTCTGCGCGAGCTGTATCGCGCCGAGGGGCCCGGATGGAATGCGCGTGACGTGACCCGAGCACTCGAGAAGGATTTCGCCGCAGCCGGCGGCCGTCGCCATCTGTATGCGCTCTTCCCGGGCGGCCCGCTGGCTCAGGGCTGCAAATTGGCCGGCCTGCCGCTACCGGAAGGAACGCTCGATCCCTCGTTCGGCAGCGTGCATTGA
- a CDS encoding MlaE family ABC transporter permease, with amino-acid sequence MSQADSSKLSFPVRLLRGIEREWRFVRFFALLLTAAVSPASHRPAVRLATAQALCFAAGQALPGYALFSALFAAVTTRIVAASAASYGLSHLALEGVVRVFVVELLPLAAALFVAMRSGLAVLDHLAGLRAHGEPLAVGDAFLRIVLPGFIANLFATVLLTLASTLIALFVAYLIVYGLTPWGIAGFSRLVGQVFDPVTLPGFLLKAALFGLAVGAAPATVALDTPRRAAAGSEMRVMARLFLSLVLIEGASLIVLHF; translated from the coding sequence ATGAGCCAAGCCGATTCCTCCAAGCTTTCATTCCCGGTCCGGCTGCTGCGCGGTATCGAGCGCGAATGGCGCTTCGTGCGCTTCTTTGCGCTGCTATTGACCGCGGCGGTCAGCCCTGCGAGCCATCGTCCCGCCGTGCGTTTGGCCACGGCGCAGGCGCTGTGCTTCGCGGCCGGGCAGGCGCTGCCTGGCTATGCGCTGTTCTCGGCGCTCTTCGCCGCGGTGACGACGCGCATCGTCGCGGCGAGCGCTGCCAGTTACGGCCTTTCTCATTTGGCGCTCGAAGGCGTGGTGCGCGTCTTCGTCGTCGAGCTCTTGCCTTTGGCCGCCGCTTTGTTCGTCGCGATGCGCTCGGGGCTGGCCGTGCTCGATCATCTCGCCGGGCTGCGCGCACATGGCGAGCCGCTGGCCGTGGGTGATGCCTTCCTGCGCATCGTGCTGCCCGGCTTCATCGCCAACCTGTTCGCCACTGTGCTCTTGACGCTGGCCAGTACCTTGATCGCGCTTTTTGTGGCCTATCTGATCGTCTATGGCCTGACACCGTGGGGAATCGCCGGCTTTTCGAGACTCGTCGGTCAGGTGTTCGATCCGGTGACCCTGCCCGGTTTTCTGCTCAAGGCGGCCCTGTTCGGGCTCGCCGTCGGGGCGGCGCCGGCCACGGTGGCGCTCGATACGCCACGCCGCGCCGCCGCGGGCAGCGAAATGCGCGTGATGGCGCGGCTGTTTCTCTCGCTCGTGCTGATCGAAGGCGCGAGCCTCATCGTGCTGCATTTCTGA
- a CDS encoding uracil-DNA glycosylase, whose protein sequence is MNREQLIKEMGLGPIWKLRRPPQKSAADAASSVAAAAAPLDHRTAAIAAMDWDQLRRAVAECTACPLYATRKQAVLGVGDIHAEWLFVGEGPGAEEDERGEPFVGQAGKLLDNMLAAIGLRRGENVYIANAVKCRPPNNRTPEAAETAACWPFLARQIELIRPKLIIALGKPAAQTLLQREVTISRARGIIHDFAGTPLIVTYHPAYLLRNLPDKAKAWEDLCFMRKTMASLR, encoded by the coding sequence ATGAACCGCGAACAGTTGATCAAGGAAATGGGCCTCGGCCCGATCTGGAAACTTCGCCGGCCGCCGCAGAAGTCGGCGGCGGACGCTGCATCGTCCGTCGCTGCCGCGGCCGCGCCGCTCGATCACCGCACCGCGGCGATCGCGGCGATGGATTGGGATCAATTGCGCCGGGCGGTGGCGGAATGCACCGCCTGTCCGCTCTATGCCACGCGCAAGCAGGCGGTGCTCGGCGTCGGCGACATCCATGCCGAGTGGCTGTTCGTCGGCGAAGGCCCGGGCGCGGAGGAGGACGAGCGCGGCGAACCTTTCGTCGGCCAGGCGGGCAAGCTGCTCGACAACATGCTCGCGGCCATTGGCCTTAGGCGGGGGGAGAACGTCTATATCGCCAATGCGGTGAAATGCCGGCCGCCCAACAACCGCACGCCGGAAGCCGCTGAGACGGCGGCCTGCTGGCCGTTTCTCGCACGGCAGATCGAGCTCATCCGCCCGAAGCTCATCATTGCGCTGGGCAAGCCCGCGGCGCAGACGCTATTGCAACGGGAGGTGACGATCTCGCGGGCGCGCGGCATCATCCACGACTTCGCCGGCACACCGCTGATCGTCACCTACCATCCGGCCTATCTGCTGCGCAACCTGCCGGACAAAGCCAAGGCCTGGGAGGACCTTTGTTTCATGCGGAAGACGATGGCAAGCCTCCGCTAA
- a CDS encoding ABC transporter permease: protein MKRFLLLLLCLSPPVAAHEVHTQIDVAEAVVIKLTYANGEPFAYEKYALTAAGRQTPQQVGNTDAAGRIVFLPGQQEKWQLSAVSADGHGVSQEITVPTRGAPSKAAAPMQPRWLIAFSGFTLIFGLFGLWQLFLRRKR, encoded by the coding sequence ATGAAACGTTTTCTTCTGTTGCTGCTTTGCCTGAGCCCGCCCGTGGCGGCGCACGAAGTGCATACGCAGATCGACGTCGCCGAAGCCGTGGTGATCAAGCTCACCTATGCCAACGGCGAGCCCTTCGCCTATGAGAAATACGCCCTCACCGCCGCAGGACGACAAACGCCGCAGCAGGTCGGCAACACCGACGCCGCCGGGCGCATCGTCTTCCTGCCGGGCCAGCAAGAGAAATGGCAACTTTCGGCCGTTTCCGCCGACGGCCACGGGGTGAGCCAGGAAATCACCGTGCCCACGCGCGGCGCGCCCAGTAAAGCCGCCGCCCCCATGCAACCACGCTGGCTCATCGCCTTCTCCGGCTTCACCCTGATCTTCGGCCTGTTTGGCCTGTGGCAACTTTTCCTGAGGAGGAAACGATGA
- a CDS encoding ABC transporter permease, with protein MDIMTPRQKLLLYLAVLPAPTLIHQPALLAAGFAFALLLAGKTRWRILSRSLIAILAFDLSVSLGVVLVGLWQGRIDVDWLLLANLRVLLMAYLGFWFIARCELLAALEGLPTARRLVTLTIGQIRTFERVLGDFRLAFDSRNIARPRLLDRRHHAGAQAIALLDKAMAQSTEVAQALRSRGAFD; from the coding sequence ATGGACATCATGACACCGCGCCAGAAACTCCTGCTCTACCTTGCCGTCCTGCCAGCGCCGACGCTCATCCATCAGCCGGCGCTTCTCGCCGCTGGGTTCGCCTTCGCTTTGCTGCTTGCCGGCAAAACGCGCTGGCGCATCCTGAGCCGCAGCCTCATCGCCATCCTCGCCTTCGATCTGTCGGTGAGCCTCGGCGTCGTCCTGGTCGGCCTGTGGCAGGGCCGGATCGATGTCGATTGGCTGCTGCTCGCCAACCTGCGCGTGTTGCTGATGGCCTATCTCGGATTCTGGTTCATCGCGCGGTGCGAACTCCTCGCGGCGCTCGAAGGTCTGCCCACCGCACGGCGGCTGGTCACTCTGACGATCGGCCAGATCCGCACTTTCGAGCGCGTGCTGGGTGATTTTCGCCTGGCTTTCGATAGTCGTAACATCGCGCGTCCCCGTCTCCTCGACCGCCGCCATCACGCCGGCGCTCAAGCCATTGCCTTGCTCGACAAGGCAATGGCGCAATCGACCGAGGTCGCGCAGGCTCTGCGCTCGCGCGGCGCCTTCGACTGA
- the ompR gene encoding osmolarity response regulator transcription factor OmpR, with translation MNTETRKPKILVVDDDVRLRSQLERYLGDQGFTVKAVGDAPQMDRQLERELYDLIVLDLMLPGEDGLSICRRLRAKRDAYHDIAILMLTAKGDDIDRIIGLELGADDYLGKPFNPRELVARIHAILRRRTSGIPAGAPAPTPEIVRFGKVEVNLATRELRRNGSTTMLTTGEFSLLSVLLKHPRQPLSRDKLMELARGREHGVFDRAIDVQISRLRKLVEEDPSKPRHIQTVWGFGYVFVPDAPAAA, from the coding sequence ATGAACACCGAGACCCGCAAACCGAAAATCCTCGTCGTCGATGACGATGTGCGGCTACGCAGCCAGCTCGAGCGCTATCTCGGCGATCAGGGTTTCACCGTCAAGGCAGTGGGTGATGCGCCGCAGATGGATCGCCAGCTCGAGCGCGAGCTCTATGATCTCATCGTCCTCGACCTGATGCTGCCCGGCGAGGATGGTCTGTCGATTTGCCGCCGGCTGCGTGCGAAGCGCGACGCTTACCATGACATCGCGATCCTGATGCTCACCGCCAAGGGTGACGACATCGATCGCATCATCGGCCTGGAGCTCGGCGCCGACGATTATCTGGGGAAGCCATTCAACCCGCGCGAGCTGGTCGCGCGCATCCATGCCATCCTGCGCCGACGCACCAGCGGGATACCGGCGGGCGCGCCCGCGCCCACGCCTGAAATCGTCCGCTTCGGCAAGGTCGAGGTGAATCTCGCCACCCGTGAGTTGAGGCGCAACGGCAGCACGACGATGCTCACCACCGGCGAATTCAGCCTGCTTTCCGTGCTGCTCAAGCATCCGCGCCAGCCGCTCTCGCGCGACAAGTTGATGGAGCTCGCCCGCGGCCGTGAGCATGGCGTGTTCGACCGCGCGATCGACGTGCAGATCTCGCGCTTGCGCAAGCTCGTCGAGGAAGATCCCTCCAAGCCACGCCACATCCAGACGGTCTGGGGCTTCGGCTATGTCTTCGTCCCCGACGCGCCTGCTGCCGCATAG
- a CDS encoding energy-coupling factor ABC transporter permease yields the protein MHIPDGFLSPQTYLPATLMAVGAWAWAARGLKSRLDETLLPRLAMVTALAYGLGLVMLPLPGGTSAHLIGVAMLALLFGWRLAFLAYSGVLLLQALLFGAGGLTALPVNALAMGFIGSGAALIVFRLLRRVNEAFAVLFAAWASVLLPGIVVALVLGLQPLIAHKPDGSPLFFPFGWSITLPAILIPHAFIGLAEAALTLFVWRYAKARKWTS from the coding sequence ATGCACATCCCCGACGGCTTTCTCTCGCCACAGACCTATCTGCCTGCCACGCTGATGGCCGTCGGGGCGTGGGCCTGGGCGGCACGCGGATTGAAATCGCGGCTGGATGAAACGCTGCTGCCGCGGCTGGCGATGGTCACGGCGCTCGCCTATGGCCTGGGGCTGGTGATGCTACCGCTACCCGGCGGCACCTCGGCGCATCTGATCGGTGTCGCGATGCTCGCGCTGCTCTTCGGCTGGCGGCTCGCCTTCCTTGCCTATTCCGGCGTATTGCTCCTGCAGGCGCTGCTCTTCGGCGCCGGAGGTTTGACCGCGCTGCCGGTCAACGCCCTGGCGATGGGGTTCATCGGCAGTGGCGCGGCGCTGATCGTTTTCCGCCTGCTGCGGCGGGTCAATGAGGCTTTTGCCGTGCTGTTCGCCGCCTGGGCTTCCGTCTTGCTGCCGGGCATCGTCGTCGCCCTCGTGCTGGGACTGCAGCCCTTGATCGCCCATAAACCCGACGGCTCGCCGCTCTTCTTTCCCTTCGGCTGGTCGATCACCTTGCCGGCGATCCTGATCCCCCATGCCTTCATTGGCCTCGCCGAAGCAGCCCTCACCCTCTTCGTCTGGCGCTATGCGAAAGCGCGCAAATGGACATCATGA
- a CDS encoding energy-coupling factor ABC transporter ATP-binding protein, producing MLKLNDIRFGWEADQPVIEALSLEVRTGDKLVLLGANGCGKSTLLKLMNGLIEPQSGTIHYEGTPLTKSALGERHFARRFRSECALLFQHPEAMLFNPTVREEIAYGPRQLGLADVEARVAHWAAALRLTELLDKPPFLLSGGEKQKVALAAILVLEPKLLLLDEPSASLDPASVGWLIDLIIESSVTVVAATHNLSLAAELGSRCIVLGQRGRMLFDGPVEAALGNLALLDEAHLAHRHRHRHGGTQHSHLHAHDWASS from the coding sequence ATGCTGAAACTCAATGACATACGTTTCGGCTGGGAAGCCGACCAGCCAGTGATCGAGGCTCTCTCGCTCGAGGTGCGCACGGGCGACAAGCTCGTGCTGTTGGGCGCCAATGGCTGCGGCAAGTCCACGCTGCTCAAGCTGATGAATGGACTCATCGAACCGCAGTCGGGCACAATTCATTACGAGGGCACGCCACTCACCAAGTCGGCGCTGGGAGAACGGCACTTTGCGCGGCGCTTTCGCTCTGAGTGCGCGCTGCTCTTCCAGCATCCGGAGGCGATGCTGTTCAATCCGACGGTGCGCGAGGAAATCGCCTATGGGCCGCGGCAACTGGGACTTGCCGACGTCGAAGCGCGCGTCGCACACTGGGCCGCTGCATTGCGGCTCACAGAACTCTTGGACAAACCGCCGTTTCTGCTCTCCGGCGGTGAAAAGCAGAAAGTGGCGCTCGCCGCGATCCTGGTGCTGGAGCCGAAACTTTTGCTGCTCGACGAGCCGTCGGCGAGCCTGGATCCCGCCAGCGTCGGCTGGCTGATCGATCTCATCATCGAATCGAGCGTGACGGTAGTCGCAGCGACCCACAATCTGTCGCTCGCCGCCGAGCTCGGCAGCCGCTGTATCGTGCTGGGTCAGCGGGGTCGCATGCTCTTCGACGGCCCGGTCGAGGCGGCACTAGGCAATCTCGCGCTACTCGATGAAGCGCATCTGGCGCACCGCCATCGTCATCGGCACGGCGGCACGCAGCACTCCCATTTGCACGCCCACGATTGGGCAAGCAGCTGA
- the tsaB gene encoding tRNA (adenosine(37)-N6)-threonylcarbamoyltransferase complex dimerization subunit type 1 TsaB produces the protein MKLIAFEAATRRLSVALWCDGSLCERSADYANGGSEVLLPWTLELLAEAGLTLRRLDGIAFGAGPGGFTGLRLACGVAQGLACGLDLPVAPVSSLAALALAAGDGPVLACLDARMNEVYLGAYRVAGDDVVERMAPKVGPGATAPLPEGDGFRGVGDGFATPHGEAIRARMGARLEAVAATVFPSAAAVARLGVRQLARGEGVPARQAQPLYVRDKVALTVAERRARGGEK, from the coding sequence GTGAAACTGATTGCCTTCGAGGCGGCCACGCGCCGCCTATCCGTTGCCTTGTGGTGCGACGGCTCCCTCTGTGAAAGAAGCGCCGATTACGCCAATGGCGGTTCCGAAGTGCTGCTGCCTTGGACGCTGGAATTGCTCGCCGAGGCGGGGCTCACCTTACGACGCCTCGACGGCATCGCCTTCGGCGCCGGCCCCGGCGGCTTCACCGGCTTGCGGCTCGCTTGCGGCGTCGCGCAGGGACTCGCCTGTGGCCTGGATTTGCCGGTGGCGCCGGTTTCCTCTCTTGCTGCGCTGGCCTTGGCGGCGGGCGACGGCCCGGTGCTCGCCTGCCTCGATGCGCGGATGAACGAAGTCTATCTCGGCGCCTATCGGGTTGCGGGGGATGATGTTGTCGAGCGGATGGCGCCGAAAGTCGGCCCTGGCGCAACGGCACCCCTGCCGGAAGGGGATGGCTTTCGCGGCGTAGGAGATGGCTTTGCGACGCCGCACGGCGAGGCAATCCGCGCCCGCATGGGGGCACGTCTCGAAGCCGTCGCTGCGACGGTATTTCCAAGCGCCGCGGCGGTGGCGCGGCTCGGTGTCCGGCAGCTTGCGCGGGGCGAAGGCGTGCCAGCCAGGCAGGCGCAGCCGCTCTACGTGCGCGACAAGGTGGCGCTCACCGTCGCGGAACGCCGCGCGCGCGGCGGCGAGAAATGA